The following DNA comes from Mucisphaera calidilacus.
GCGGTTTACCAGAACGGTGCCGGCAGCCTCATGACCATCGGGCGGATCGCCAACATCGGCTTCCGCACGATCGGCGACTACACCATCACGGCCGGCACCTTCGAAGTGCGTGGCGACGCCCCGATCAGCGGAGTCGATTTCGAAACGGGCCTCAGCGACGACGACGGATTTGTCGACGGCGGCGGCGACGTGATCATCGGCGTGCAGGGTGGCTCCGTCGGCAGCTTCACCTACGAGGGTGGAACGGTCGATGTCTTCCGCGATTTCACCGTCGGTCTCGGCGGCGAAGGCACGCTCAAGATCGTCTCGGGCGAATCGGGCGACGCGGACGCCACCGGTTCCTTCACCATCGGCGGCGACCTGGGCTTCGGCGGGGACTTCGCCGGATCCGAGGGCGGCACGGGCTCGCTCGTCGCCGTGCTCAACGGCGGTGAGTTCACCACCATCGATGTCACCGGCTCTAACCCCGAGACGGTTGGCGATCTCTATATCTACGACGGCGCGACGTTTGACCTCGAACTCGAAGGCGTTGCCGAGGTCGGCCGCTACCTGCTCATCAGCTACGCCGGCGACCGCTACGCCTCAGACACCTCTGCAGCCGACACCGGCGAGTTCATCGAGACCGACGTTCTCCAGACGCTAGGCATCGAGTACTACCTCGATTACTCAGTGGCCGGTGAGGTCGCGCTGGTGATCGAGTCCGTAGACCAGTTGCTCCTCGATGGCGACTTCAACTTCGATGGAAACGTCGACCTGCTCGACCTCTCGATCCTCGCCGCCAACTTCAACCAGTCGGCCGGCGTGTCGGGTGGTGACGCCAACGGCGACGGGATCGTCGACCTGCTCGACCTCTCGCTGCTCGCAAGCAACTTCGGCTCGTCCTCGGTCCCCGAACCCGCGGCCGCCGTGCTTGGCCTCCTCGGCTTGGGCGTCGTGACACGCCGCCGTTCTGCCTGATGTCTCGCCCCTCCTGTGTTCCGGCCGGCGAGAGCCGGTCGGGACGCTTATTTCTCTTTGTCAGGAAGGACCCATGAACGAACACGGACGACAACAGGCGTTCACACTCATCGAGTTACTGGTGGTGATCTCCATCCTCGCGCTGCTGATCGGGCTGCTGCTGCCGGCGCTGGGCAAGGCACGCGCACGAGCGCAGGATCTGCAGTGTGTGACGGGCATTCGGAGCCTCGGCCAGTCCCTGATGGTCTACACCATGGATTACGACGGATATTTCGGCAGGTATGACCACCTGCTCAATGGCAACTGGAACAATGAACCCGTAGGCGGTTCGCGTCGCAACCCCGGTGCTCTGCCCATCGAGAACAGCGTGCTCATCCCTTACCTTGGCATCGACCGCGAGCAGGCCTATGTCTGCCCCGTCTTCGAACGCTGGGTGATGGACGAATACGACGACATGATTCCCGATGAGGGGGTTTCGTACACTTACACCTACAACGCCGTTATATGCTGGTTGACGGCGATCGAGAGCAGCGGACAACCCAGGTACAAGCCTTACGATAACCGCCCCGTGAAGGTGGACATGGTGGCCAACGCGAGCGCCATGGCGATGTTTGTCGAGGAGAACCCGTGGGGCCATCCACGCTACGGACCGACGCCGATGAACGACGGGCGGTTCGTGCCCGACCGTTGGCCGAATCAGGACACCCTCGCAACGTTTCACCAGGCAGACATGCCCTCTCGATACAGTTCGGGGCCCTATCCCTACAAATACGACGCTTCAGACGAAGGCGGCGTTCTGAATACGGGCATCTCGAACGTTGTCTTCGTCGACGGCCACGTCAGTCAGCACAAGACCACGGAGAGCGAGTATGTTGTCTATGGGGGCAACAAGAAGTACGCGAACGTGCCGGAATACTGGCCGAACTGAACCGGTGGTTGAAGGGATTCTGATTGGACCAAGAGCGTGCAATGCGACAGTTTCTGGGGCAGCGGACGGCGCTATATGCATATATCCGATCGGTACTCCGTGACGATCACCGTGCCGAAGACGTCCTGCAGAATGTCTGCCTCGTCCTCTTGCGCAAGCACGATGAGATTCAGTCGGAGGATCACATGCGTAAATGGCTGCGGACGACGGCGCGTTACGAATCACTACGCGTGATCCGGGAAGGCAAAACGCAGTCAACAGGCCTGAGTGATGAGGTACTCAACGCGCTCGAGTCAGAGTGGGATACGGCCTTCGAGGTCGAGCGTGGCGAGACGATCGAAGCGCTCAAGGCCTGTATCGAGCGACTGACGCCTTATGCAAAACAACTGATAACGCTGCGTTATCACGAAGGGCTGACAGGCAAGGACCTGGCCGATCGGGTGGGTCGCAGGATCAACACGATTTACGTAGCACTGACACGAGCCCATCGTCACCTGTCCGAATGCGTGACCTATTCGTTGCGCGAATCGACAGCTACCGGGCGTGCTCATGAGTAAGAAAGGCGCCGCATTGACGCCCGAGTCCGATGCCTTTGTCGAACGTTCTCTGCGTGTGCTCGATGGCATTGCGCGAGACTCCGAGCGTGCTCGGCTCGAGCAGGAACTGCTCACCTCGGCCGAACGCAGGACGCTGTTCGTGCGACTGAACCTGCATCGGACAGAAGTCATCGCCGCCTGCGGCAGGCTCGATGCCGAGCGATCACAAGCCGAGAAACTCAAGGGGGACGTGCTCGCACGCATCGGCTGGGGTGGGGCCGGATCACTGGCCGCGATACTACTGCTCGGACTGTGGCTCGGATGGCTGCTGACGGGGAACGAGGGGCCGAAGCGTGAAATCACGCAGTGGACACAGGGGCAACTGGCCGCACTGACACTGACCGTCGACGACAGCGGCCTGATGAATGCATCGACACGATTCTTCCGGTCGGGGCAAACCCTGCGCCTCGACCAAGGAGTGGCACGGCTTGAGACGCCAGCAGGTGTCGAGATGATCGTCGATGGCCCGGCAACGATAGGCTTTGAGCGTGCCCGCAGCGTCCG
Coding sequences within:
- a CDS encoding sigma-70 family RNA polymerase sigma factor, which gives rise to MRQFLGQRTALYAYIRSVLRDDHRAEDVLQNVCLVLLRKHDEIQSEDHMRKWLRTTARYESLRVIREGKTQSTGLSDEVLNALESEWDTAFEVERGETIEALKACIERLTPYAKQLITLRYHEGLTGKDLADRVGRRINTIYVALTRAHRHLSECVTYSLRESTATGRAHE
- a CDS encoding type II secretion system protein, giving the protein MNEHGRQQAFTLIELLVVISILALLIGLLLPALGKARARAQDLQCVTGIRSLGQSLMVYTMDYDGYFGRYDHLLNGNWNNEPVGGSRRNPGALPIENSVLIPYLGIDREQAYVCPVFERWVMDEYDDMIPDEGVSYTYTYNAVICWLTAIESSGQPRYKPYDNRPVKVDMVANASAMAMFVEENPWGHPRYGPTPMNDGRFVPDRWPNQDTLATFHQADMPSRYSSGPYPYKYDASDEGGVLNTGISNVVFVDGHVSQHKTTESEYVVYGGNKKYANVPEYWPN